A stretch of Paenibacillus mucilaginosus 3016 DNA encodes these proteins:
- a CDS encoding phage major capsid protein, whose amino-acid sequence MPGETTIFQLKETLNDMGTELRSITNKIDEALTNPAARVEEIEQMEVRQRELKKRFDAIKARIEEREQESQRNLEQQKRANPVLHADTDEKRMIAAKAELIRAEILRGQVSDESRNLLGAIKQPTATGGEKFLPTNMSNQLITEPLAKNPLRSMSPTTKIKGLEVPKIAYELDDDGFIGDEETAKEIELTGDKVAFGRHKYKVKARISDTVLHGSDVELTTYVENALRSGLAAKEKKVALATTPKAGEEHMSFYSTQNAIKQVPGADKYKAIKAAIADLHEDYRENAKVLMKYSDYLDIVETLANGNATLYSAPPEQVLGKPVEFSDDATMPIVGDFSYAQLNYDGDPVYDTDKNVDKGEYLFVLTGWLDHQILLKSAFRIAKVVATP is encoded by the coding sequence ATGCCAGGAGAAACAACGATTTTTCAACTCAAGGAAACCTTGAACGACATGGGAACGGAGCTTCGTTCCATCACCAATAAAATTGATGAGGCCCTGACGAATCCGGCGGCGCGAGTGGAAGAAATTGAACAGATGGAGGTCCGCCAAAGAGAGCTCAAGAAACGCTTTGATGCCATTAAAGCACGGATCGAAGAAAGGGAGCAGGAAAGCCAGCGAAACCTCGAGCAGCAGAAGCGCGCAAACCCGGTTTTACATGCGGATACGGACGAAAAGCGCATGATTGCGGCCAAAGCGGAGCTCATCCGGGCAGAAATTCTAAGAGGGCAGGTATCCGATGAGTCCCGTAACCTGCTGGGAGCGATCAAGCAGCCTACAGCAACCGGCGGAGAAAAGTTCCTGCCGACGAACATGAGCAACCAGCTGATCACGGAACCCCTAGCTAAAAATCCTCTTCGCAGCATGAGCCCTACTACAAAAATCAAGGGTTTGGAGGTCCCTAAAATCGCATATGAGCTGGATGATGACGGCTTTATTGGCGATGAGGAAACCGCGAAGGAAATCGAGTTGACCGGTGACAAGGTTGCGTTCGGACGTCACAAGTACAAGGTCAAGGCACGGATCTCGGACACTGTTCTTCATGGATCCGACGTGGAACTCACAACCTACGTAGAGAACGCACTGCGGTCCGGCCTTGCAGCGAAGGAAAAGAAAGTGGCACTAGCTACCACCCCGAAGGCGGGGGAGGAGCATATGAGCTTCTACTCTACGCAAAATGCGATTAAGCAGGTACCAGGCGCGGATAAGTACAAGGCGATTAAAGCAGCGATTGCGGATCTCCATGAGGATTACCGGGAGAACGCTAAGGTACTCATGAAGTACTCTGATTATCTGGACATTGTGGAGACGCTGGCTAACGGCAACGCAACGCTGTATAGTGCACCACCAGAGCAGGTTCTTGGAAAGCCGGTTGAGTTTAGTGATGATGCCACGATGCCGATTGTTGGCGACTTCTCCTATGCCCAGCTGAACTATGACGGAGATCCCGTTTACGACACAGACAAAAATGTGGACAAAGGCGAGTACCTCTTTGTTCTGACCGGCTGGCTGGACCACCAAATCCTGCTGAAATCGGCCTTTCGGATTGCCAAGGTAGTTGCAACTCCATAG